One window of the Pseudofrankia sp. DC12 genome contains the following:
- a CDS encoding PAS domain-containing protein, whose amino-acid sequence MTGLVADAVSAGLLLVNTEGRVVWVNAALAGVVGLAPAGREPTAPDGETAGPAPEHDQGAAVPDPRTQFGADDAGSAPAAAATGPHPPAAQTGPDRAAAEPVAGVAAAETTSLDLATSDPGAQPATGLSVAAQDTGERADPAGADASAGRTGADDGFAERLGSPLPEPSRALARRAVAEARLPLSGLVVGAAPVDVAWTGPDGVERRLRLRCQRLTPPGYGWADGLMLYEVFDVTDAYQAVASAPAGWTAPTGGDQAWRGTPEWDQAAWGTPVTDDTVMMARPVVPRPPVLPPGEAEAAPAADAGAGQQVVLNPSTGGAALLLLSSPDRLDRIEELTRTGTWEWDLSAGSVSFSRNQIALLGFRDGDEMDLGQVEQLVPPVDMSMIRSAVAAAIRTPGTFTYLHRLRERRGQGERVFECFGEVITDDAGRPARVLGTSRDITDLHRVQQELAHLAERDALTGLYNRRAINKALRTHLSTTPDGRPGSLLIIDVDHFKDINDLRGHAVGDIVMRGLSQVLREELPAAELGRLGGDEFAVLLPDGDGEAGLAVAESVCQAVARALIPVDELALRVTVSIGVVPLAHVDSETTALAQADLALYDSKDAGRDRARLFTDAQYSQAERRVSVTQRVRSALESGTLAVDALPLVDLAARRVIGYELLVRLRDGLTPELSPREFLEPVERTELVLRLDRWVVGQAVSALAADGPHGSLYLHVNVSARSVEDPGFGDFVLDALRGSAVNPTRLGLEIAERSTLVNVEPARRLAEKLTAAGCRFILDDFGVGMGSVVHLRTLPFSGVKIDGDFVRQADANAQDMALVDAVVRIARTLGMYTIAENVDRESLARVLADIGVDYAQGFHIGPPRPLTELLAERLLADEAASGLGRAGWDQAELDRAAQEHAGSARTELDRADYERAELERAEYERADLERSGLERAERERAELERAELESAEYERAEYERAELERAELERAERERVERERAELERAEYERAEYERAERERAELERAERERAELMRIERERVELERERAERAWAARERAEADRAERERLERERAELERIDRDRVERDRARRDRIEAERRRAEHRGSVSWENPGFDGLVPGGAAGPPAMPPGRSASSSGWEQLGPGRSGPPTDPSGGLNRRRPADGSGPAGWTDGPATVPPAYPSMSPPPRPSVPPSDQVPDYPPTGGLAVGGPPSGGMRLPDVDLAGGGYGAGGYGGFAPNGYRGGPRGDGYEGGGYGGYDASRRDPLGLDRVGQAGRDPLFGPRGLVPEGDQAGPPPAAPAGRWDTPGAAGPAPWDIVSVGGVVAAGPGPGPGPGQDRVGDGGPNGPRNGLDIGGIVGLGGFGAAAASADDADDAETSGGSARLGGDPARGPVVGNGSDWPGQRDGYAGSAGRRWTGPQPQPRDGWSPGDGDGAQEPRLLDEGRPGGRGAHRPPEARGDGGRPARRGGSLPWSRRAPGDARAAASARAEAAGAGDAATPGRPAGAGGDEDETQVAGGEPTDGAPAPRPAARDAAETQVVTLNNGEASGPSNGLYRWP is encoded by the coding sequence GTGACAGGGCTGGTGGCCGACGCCGTCTCGGCAGGCCTACTGCTGGTGAACACCGAAGGCCGGGTCGTCTGGGTCAACGCGGCACTCGCGGGTGTCGTCGGGCTCGCGCCGGCAGGCCGCGAGCCGACTGCCCCGGACGGGGAGACCGCCGGGCCGGCCCCGGAGCACGACCAGGGCGCGGCCGTCCCGGATCCCAGGACGCAGTTCGGCGCCGACGATGCTGGCTCTGCCCCGGCCGCCGCGGCGACGGGCCCGCATCCTCCCGCCGCGCAGACCGGTCCGGACCGGGCCGCGGCGGAGCCCGTCGCGGGCGTGGCTGCTGCGGAGACGACCAGCCTGGACCTGGCCACATCGGATCCCGGCGCACAGCCGGCCACCGGCCTGAGCGTGGCCGCGCAGGATACCGGTGAGCGGGCGGACCCGGCGGGCGCTGACGCGTCGGCGGGCCGGACCGGCGCCGATGACGGGTTCGCCGAGCGGCTGGGCAGCCCGCTGCCCGAGCCGTCCCGCGCGCTGGCCCGCCGGGCCGTCGCTGAGGCCCGGCTGCCGCTGTCCGGGCTGGTCGTGGGGGCGGCTCCGGTCGACGTCGCGTGGACCGGGCCGGACGGCGTCGAGCGCCGACTGCGGCTGCGCTGCCAGCGGCTCACCCCGCCCGGCTACGGCTGGGCCGACGGCCTGATGCTCTACGAGGTCTTCGACGTCACAGACGCCTACCAGGCCGTCGCGTCCGCCCCCGCCGGCTGGACCGCGCCAACGGGTGGCGACCAGGCCTGGCGCGGCACCCCCGAGTGGGACCAGGCGGCCTGGGGCACACCGGTCACCGACGACACCGTCATGATGGCCCGGCCGGTCGTCCCGCGGCCGCCCGTCCTGCCGCCGGGTGAGGCCGAGGCGGCGCCGGCGGCCGACGCGGGCGCCGGCCAGCAGGTCGTGCTGAACCCGAGCACAGGCGGAGCCGCGCTGCTGCTGCTTTCCAGCCCGGACCGCCTCGACCGCATCGAGGAGCTCACCCGCACGGGCACCTGGGAGTGGGACCTGAGCGCCGGCTCGGTCAGCTTCTCCCGCAACCAGATCGCCCTGCTGGGCTTCCGCGACGGCGACGAGATGGACCTGGGCCAGGTCGAGCAGCTGGTGCCGCCCGTGGACATGAGCATGATCCGGTCCGCTGTCGCGGCCGCGATCCGCACGCCCGGGACCTTCACCTACCTGCACCGGCTGCGCGAACGGCGCGGCCAGGGCGAGCGGGTCTTCGAGTGCTTCGGCGAGGTCATCACCGACGACGCCGGCCGCCCGGCCCGGGTGCTGGGCACCTCGCGCGACATCACCGACCTGCACCGCGTCCAGCAGGAGCTCGCGCACCTGGCCGAGCGGGACGCCCTGACCGGGCTGTACAACCGCCGGGCGATCAACAAGGCGCTGCGCACGCACCTCTCGACGACCCCGGACGGCCGGCCCGGCTCGCTCCTGATCATTGACGTCGACCACTTCAAGGACATCAACGACCTGCGCGGCCACGCCGTTGGCGACATCGTCATGCGGGGCCTGAGCCAGGTGCTGCGCGAGGAGCTGCCCGCCGCCGAGCTCGGCCGCCTCGGCGGTGACGAGTTCGCCGTGCTGCTGCCGGACGGCGACGGCGAGGCGGGGCTCGCGGTCGCCGAGAGCGTCTGCCAGGCGGTCGCGCGGGCTCTGATCCCGGTCGACGAGCTGGCCCTGCGGGTCACGGTCAGCATCGGCGTGGTGCCGCTCGCGCACGTCGACAGCGAGACCACCGCGCTCGCCCAGGCCGACCTGGCGCTGTACGACTCCAAGGACGCGGGCCGCGACCGGGCCCGGCTGTTCACCGACGCGCAGTACTCCCAGGCCGAGCGGCGGGTGTCGGTGACCCAGCGGGTGCGCTCGGCGCTGGAGAGCGGCACGCTCGCCGTCGACGCGCTGCCCCTGGTCGACCTCGCCGCCCGCCGCGTCATCGGTTACGAACTGCTGGTCCGGCTGCGGGACGGGCTGACGCCCGAGCTGTCGCCGCGGGAGTTCCTCGAACCGGTCGAGCGGACCGAGCTGGTGCTGCGGCTGGACCGGTGGGTCGTCGGCCAGGCCGTCTCGGCCCTGGCCGCCGACGGGCCGCACGGGTCGCTCTACCTGCACGTGAATGTCTCGGCGCGCTCGGTCGAGGACCCCGGCTTCGGTGATTTCGTCCTCGACGCGCTGCGCGGCAGTGCCGTCAACCCGACCCGGCTCGGCCTGGAGATCGCCGAGCGTTCGACCCTGGTGAACGTCGAGCCCGCCCGTCGGCTCGCCGAGAAGCTCACCGCGGCCGGCTGCCGCTTCATCCTCGACGACTTCGGGGTCGGGATGGGCTCGGTGGTCCACCTGCGCACCCTGCCGTTCAGCGGCGTCAAGATCGACGGTGACTTCGTCCGGCAGGCGGACGCGAACGCGCAGGACATGGCCCTCGTCGACGCGGTGGTGCGGATCGCCCGGACGCTCGGCATGTACACGATCGCGGAGAACGTGGACCGGGAGTCGCTCGCCCGGGTGCTCGCCGATATCGGGGTCGACTACGCGCAGGGCTTCCACATCGGCCCGCCGCGTCCGCTCACCGAACTGCTGGCCGAACGGCTGCTGGCCGACGAGGCCGCCAGCGGGCTCGGCCGTGCCGGGTGGGACCAGGCCGAGCTGGACCGTGCGGCGCAGGAGCACGCGGGTTCGGCACGTACCGAGCTGGACCGCGCTGACTACGAACGCGCGGAGTTGGAGCGGGCCGAGTACGAGCGTGCCGACCTCGAACGCTCCGGGTTGGAACGGGCCGAGCGCGAGCGTGCCGAGCTCGAACGGGCCGAACTGGAAAGCGCCGAGTACGAGCGCGCCGAGTACGAGCGCGCCGAGCTGGAACGCGCGGAGCTGGAACGCGCCGAGCGCGAGCGTGTCGAGCGGGAGCGCGCCGAGCTCGAACGGGCCGAGTACGAGCGCGCCGAGTACGAGCGGGCTGAGCGTGAGCGGGCCGAGCTGGAGCGCGCGGAGCGTGAGCGGGCCGAGCTGATGCGGATCGAGCGCGAACGCGTGGAGCTGGAGCGCGAGCGGGCCGAGCGCGCGTGGGCCGCTCGGGAGCGCGCCGAGGCCGACCGGGCCGAGCGCGAGCGGCTCGAACGGGAGCGCGCGGAGCTGGAACGGATCGACCGCGACCGGGTCGAGCGGGACCGGGCCCGGCGGGACCGGATCGAGGCCGAGAGGCGCCGTGCCGAGCACCGCGGTTCCGTGTCCTGGGAGAACCCCGGGTTCGACGGCCTCGTCCCCGGTGGCGCGGCTGGTCCGCCGGCGATGCCGCCAGGGCGTTCGGCGTCCTCGTCCGGCTGGGAGCAGCTGGGCCCGGGCCGCTCCGGGCCGCCGACCGACCCGTCGGGCGGCCTGAACCGCCGACGACCGGCCGACGGTAGCGGCCCGGCCGGCTGGACGGACGGCCCGGCCACCGTGCCGCCGGCCTATCCGTCGATGTCGCCGCCGCCGCGCCCTTCCGTGCCGCCGAGCGACCAGGTTCCCGACTACCCCCCGACCGGCGGGCTCGCTGTCGGCGGCCCGCCGAGCGGCGGGATGCGCCTGCCCGACGTCGACCTTGCCGGCGGCGGGTACGGCGCCGGTGGGTACGGCGGCTTCGCCCCTAACGGCTACCGCGGCGGGCCACGTGGCGACGGCTACGAGGGCGGCGGCTACGGCGGTTACGACGCGTCACGCCGCGATCCGCTCGGGCTCGATCGGGTGGGCCAGGCCGGCCGCGACCCGCTGTTCGGGCCGCGGGGCCTCGTACCGGAGGGCGACCAGGCCGGCCCGCCGCCCGCGGCGCCGGCCGGCCGCTGGGATACGCCAGGCGCCGCCGGCCCGGCTCCCTGGGACATCGTGTCCGTCGGTGGAGTGGTCGCCGCCGGCCCCGGCCCCGGCCCCGGCCCCGGCCAGGACAGGGTCGGCGACGGCGGCCCGAACGGCCCCCGCAACGGACTCGACATCGGCGGCATCGTCGGTCTCGGGGGCTTCGGCGCCGCCGCCGCGTCCGCCGACGACGCGGATGACGCCGAGACCTCAGGTGGCTCGGCCCGGCTGGGCGGCGACCCGGCGCGTGGCCCGGTTGTCGGGAACGGCTCCGACTGGCCGGGGCAGCGCGACGGCTACGCCGGTTCCGCCGGGCGCCGGTGGACCGGGCCGCAGCCGCAGCCGCGCGATGGCTGGTCCCCGGGCGACGGCGACGGCGCGCAGGAGCCACGTCTTCTCGACGAGGGCCGTCCCGGTGGCCGCGGCGCGCACCGGCCGCCGGAGGCACGCGGTGACGGCGGCCGGCCGGCGCGCCGCGGTGGGTCGCTGCCGTGGAGCCGGCGAGCGCCAGGTGACGCCCGCGCCGCCGCGTCGGCCCGAGCCGAGGCCGCCGGGGCCGGCGACGCCGCGACGCCCGGCCGCCCGGCCGGAGCCGGCGGAGACGAGGACGAGACCCAGGTGGCCGGCGGCGAGCCCACCGACGGCGCCCCGGCGCCGCGTCCGGCCGCCCGCGACGCCGCGGAGACGCAGGTCGTGACGCTGAACAACGGCGAGGCAAGCGGCCCGTCGAACGGGTTGTACCGCTGGCCGTAG
- a CDS encoding (2Fe-2S)-binding protein: MLVCSCFAVSDRTLRKVIESGARDADEVGERCDAGTGCGGCREQIADLLSRHFRAAPVAAAVWAA; encoded by the coding sequence ATGCTGGTCTGCTCGTGCTTTGCTGTCTCCGACCGGACGCTACGGAAAGTCATTGAGTCGGGTGCGCGTGACGCCGACGAGGTCGGCGAGCGTTGCGATGCCGGCACTGGCTGCGGGGGATGTCGCGAACAGATCGCGGACCTTCTCTCCCGGCACTTCCGTGCGGCGCCGGTCGCTGCTGCTGTCTGGGCCGCATGA
- the bfr gene encoding bacterioferritin, whose amino-acid sequence MVRGDDEVVEILNAVLTNELTAINQYFLHYRIQEHWGFHGLGRHYRDESIDEMKHADKIIHRILYLDGHPNLQRLHPLRTGENVPEMLELDYARELENVETLRKGVTLGRSKSDFGSATLLEWLISEEEEHIDWLEAQLELIRQLGAPQYLAEQIHEHGSGD is encoded by the coding sequence GTGGTTCGTGGAGACGACGAGGTCGTCGAGATCCTGAACGCGGTGCTCACGAACGAGCTCACCGCGATCAACCAGTACTTCCTGCACTACCGCATCCAGGAGCACTGGGGATTCCACGGGCTCGGGCGTCACTATCGCGATGAGTCGATCGACGAGATGAAGCACGCCGACAAGATCATTCATCGGATTCTTTACCTCGACGGCCACCCCAACCTGCAGCGCCTGCACCCCCTGCGCACCGGCGAGAACGTGCCCGAGATGCTCGAGCTCGACTACGCCCGTGAGCTGGAGAATGTCGAGACCCTGCGCAAGGGCGTGACGCTCGGCAGAAGCAAGTCGGACTTCGGCTCCGCCACGCTCCTCGAGTGGTTGATCTCCGAGGAGGAGGAGCACATCGACTGGCTGGAGGCCCAGCTCGAGCTGATCCGCCAGCTCGGCGCGCCGCAGTACCTCGCCGAGCAGATTCACGAGCACGGCTCGGGCGACTAG
- a CDS encoding OmpA family protein, giving the protein MVLSAVPQLKRPRPVVFAVSLLLTWLVLALLAVGLRRGPIEKDLSQRANEAVRQSGATQVVVTVAGRAATLHGDFASAAAADAALRAARVDGVGSARLGSDALIATRPAEPVVLSVDGGRLTVRATVPDRAQRAALLNDVVDATGGRLTSEIAIDPRAAQPALPALAGLVTALSRGPGTHTLTLVGGHLVLTGTVANESSRASLGAAVLTAGRTGATRIDLDNQLVVATTAAPDAGSAAGAATGTSGAQGPGEAGVGLAAASSGHPVTFASGSAALSDSDRAALDGIAVALRAGTFPALVAGHADGTGPASVNQALSLGRAQAVVGYLVTRGVLAGRLRAVGYGANRPIADNATRAGRAANRRVEIVLDAGA; this is encoded by the coding sequence ATGGTCCTGTCCGCGGTACCGCAGCTGAAGCGTCCGCGACCGGTCGTGTTCGCCGTCTCGCTGCTGCTGACCTGGCTCGTGCTCGCCCTGCTGGCGGTCGGGCTGCGCCGCGGACCGATCGAGAAGGACCTCTCCCAGCGGGCGAACGAGGCGGTACGCCAGTCCGGCGCGACCCAGGTCGTGGTCACGGTCGCCGGCAGGGCGGCCACCCTGCACGGCGACTTCGCCAGCGCCGCCGCTGCCGACGCTGCCCTGCGCGCCGCCAGGGTGGACGGGGTCGGCTCGGCTCGGCTCGGCTCGGACGCGCTCATCGCGACCAGGCCGGCCGAGCCGGTCGTGCTGAGCGTCGACGGAGGCCGGCTGACGGTGCGCGCGACGGTCCCGGACCGGGCCCAGCGCGCCGCTCTCCTCAACGACGTCGTCGACGCCACCGGTGGGCGGCTGACCAGCGAGATCGCCATCGACCCGCGGGCCGCCCAGCCGGCCCTCCCGGCGCTGGCCGGCCTCGTCACCGCGTTGTCCCGCGGGCCCGGGACCCACACGCTGACCCTGGTCGGCGGCCACCTCGTGCTGACCGGCACGGTCGCCAACGAGAGCAGCAGGGCGAGCCTCGGCGCCGCCGTGCTCACCGCGGGCCGCACCGGCGCGACCAGGATCGACCTGGACAACCAGCTGGTCGTCGCCACCACCGCGGCGCCGGACGCCGGGTCCGCGGCCGGCGCGGCGACGGGAACGAGTGGCGCCCAGGGGCCGGGCGAGGCCGGCGTGGGCCTCGCGGCCGCCAGTTCGGGCCACCCCGTCACCTTCGCCTCCGGCAGCGCGGCGCTGTCCGACAGTGACCGGGCCGCGCTCGACGGGATCGCCGTCGCGCTGCGCGCGGGCACCTTCCCGGCGCTGGTCGCCGGTCACGCCGACGGCACCGGGCCCGCCTCCGTCAACCAGGCTCTTTCTCTCGGGCGGGCGCAGGCCGTGGTGGGCTACCTCGTGACGAGAGGCGTGCTGGCCGGGCGGCTGCGGGCCGTCGGCTACGGCGCGAACCGCCCGATCGCGGACAACGCGACCCGGGCCGGCCGGGCCGCCAACCGCCGCGTCGAGATCGTCCTCGACGCCGGCGCCTGA